From Nodosilinea sp. PGN35:
CGATGCGCTAAACTCGTTTGACCCCAAGACCTTCTCGTCGTCGTTCTATCGGCTGTATGGATTCTAACTCGCCTTTGCTGGCAACGCAGGGCACGCTCACCGGCATTGGCGTTGGCCCAGGCGACCCCGATCTAATTACGCTCAAAGCACTCAAGTGTTTGCAAGCCGCTGATGTGGTGGCGTTTCCTCGAGGGCGCAGCGGCCAGCCCGGTCTGGCTGAGACTATCATCGCGCCCCATCTAGGTCAACAACAGCTGCTACCGCTAGATTTTCCCTACAGCTTTGACCCAGATCGGCTTACCCGTGCTTGGCAGCAGGCGGGCGATCGCATTTGGCAGTGCCTCGTCCAGGGGCGCGATGTCGTATTTGCCTGTGAGGGCGATCTCAGCTTCTATGGCACCTTCAACTACCTGGCCCTGACCCTGGAGCAGCGCTATTCCACAGCAACTATCCGTCGTATTCCCGGCATTTGCTCACCGATGGCGGCGGTAAGCGCCCTGGGGTTACCGCTGACTATGCAGTCAGACAAGCTGGTCGTGCTCCCTGCCCTGTACGCGGTAGATGACCTCGATGCCGCCTTGGCCTGGGCCGATGTAGTGGTATTACTCAAGGTTGGTTCGGTATACAGCCAGGTTTGGCAACTGCTGCACCAGCGGCATCTTCTGGCACACAGCTGGGTTGTGGTCAATGCCACCCAGCCGACCCAGACCGTCTACCGCCCACTTACACCCTACCCCCACCTAGACCTGCCCTACTTTTCCCTTATGGTCATAAGGTCGGGGGCAAATCCGCTACCCTAGAGATGACTAGGAACCCGGTGCTCTCCGGTCAAGTCATACACCACAGCGATCGCAAGAAGTACAGTACGGCATGAATTCACCCAACGCGTCCCGGCTTAACCAATTGCTCACAACCGCCCGTCAACCTCAGTGG
This genomic window contains:
- a CDS encoding precorrin-2 C(20)-methyltransferase translates to MDSNSPLLATQGTLTGIGVGPGDPDLITLKALKCLQAADVVAFPRGRSGQPGLAETIIAPHLGQQQLLPLDFPYSFDPDRLTRAWQQAGDRIWQCLVQGRDVVFACEGDLSFYGTFNYLALTLEQRYSTATIRRIPGICSPMAAVSALGLPLTMQSDKLVVLPALYAVDDLDAALAWADVVVLLKVGSVYSQVWQLLHQRHLLAHSWVVVNATQPTQTVYRPLTPYPHLDLPYFSLMVIRSGANPLP